TTCGCCGCGATCGGCCATCCGATCGACCGCTATATTCCCGACCGCCTGACGGAAGGTTACGGGCCCAACCTGCCGGCGCTGCTGAAGCTCAAGGAGCGCGGCATCGATCTGGTGATCACGGTCGATTGCGGCGTCACCGCCTATGAGCCGCTCGAAGGCGCCGCCGCGGCCGGGCTCGAGACCATCGTCATCGATCATCACAAGGCCGAGCCGAAACTCCCGGCGGTGGTGGCCGTGGTCGATCCCAACCGGCTCGACGAACCGGCGGGGCTGGGGCAGCTCGCCGCGGTCGGCGTCGCCTTTCTGCTTGTGGTCGCGCTCAACCGCGCACTCCGGGCCGCGAGCTGGTACGGCGCGAGCCGGCCTGAGCCCGACCTGCTGCAATGGCTCGACCTGGTGGCGCTCGGCACCGTCGCCGACGTGGTGCCGCTGATCGGGATCAATCGCGCGCTGGTCACGCAGGGCATCAAGGTGCTGGGCAAGCGCGCCAATGCCGGCCTCGCGGCGCTCTCCGACGTGGCGCGGCTCGACGGGGCGCCGACGGCTTATCATCTGGGGTTCCTGCTGGGCCCGCGCGTCAATGCAGGCGGGCGCGTGGCCAAGGCCGATCTCGGCGCGCGGCTGCTGGCGACCGAGGACGCCGCGGAGGCGAGATCGCTCGCGGCCGAGCTCGACGGCTTCAACCGCGAACGCCAGCAGATCGAGGCGATCGTGCTGGAGCAGGCGATCGCGGCGGTCGAGGCGGGCGACGGCCGCAGCGGCGATCTGGTCTTCTGCGCCTCCGCCGGCTGGCATGCGGGCGTCATCGGCATCGTCGCGAGCCGGCTCAAGGACCGCTACAACCGGCCGACCTTCGTGATCTCGCTCGAGGGCGGCATCGGCAAGGGCTCGGGCCGCTCCATCGCCGGCGTCGATCTGGGCTCGGCCGTGCTGGCCGCGCGCCAGGCGGGGCTGCTGATCAATGGCGGCGGCCATGCCATGGCGGCGGGACTGACGGTCGAAGAGTCGAAGATCGGGGCGTTGCGCGATTTCATCGCCGGCCGCGTCGCCGATCATGTCCGCGAGGGCGGGCTGGTGCCGGAGCTGGGGCTCGACGGCGCGCTGCAACCGGGGGCCGCAACGGTCGATCTGATGAACATGCTGGAGCGCCTCGCGCCCTTCGGCAGCGGCAATGCCGAGCCGCGTTTCGCGCTGCCGGCGGTGCGGGTGGTGAAGGCCGATCCCGTCGGTGAGAACCATCTGCGCTGCATCCTCGCCGGCGGCGGCAACGGGCGGCTCAAGGGCATTGCCTTTCGCGTGCGCGACAGCGAGCTCGGCCGCGCGCTGGCGCAGACCGGCGGCCCGGCCATGCACATCGCCGGCCATCTGCGCCCGGACCGCTGGCAGGGGCGGGACGACGTCCAGTTCGTGATCGAGGACGCAGCACCGGCGCAGTGACTGCGCAGGTTGAGAGAGCGCAGATGATTCAAGAAATACTCACCCCCTTCCCTTGCGGGAGGGGGTAGGGGGAGGGGAGCCGCCGCACTCTGCGCTGCAGAGTTCGTCGATCGCCCCCCACCCTAACCCTCCCCCTCAAGGGGGGAGGGGATAAACCTCAATAGGCGCGGGATTTCTTCCCGGCCTTACTTTGCCGCGACCACCATGATCTCGACCAGATATTCGGGGCCCGCGAGGCGCGCCTCGACGGTGGCGCGGGCGGGCGGGTTGCCCTTGGAGACCCAGCCGTCCCACACCTTGTTCATCTCGTCGTAATAGCGGATGTCGGAGAGCCAGATGTTGCATTTCAGGATCTTCGACTTGTCCGAGCCGGCCTGCTTCAGCAGCTTGTCGATGCTCTTCAGGATCTGCTGCGTCTGCTTGGCCGCTGACGGCACCGGCTTGTCGGCGACCTGGCCCGCCAGATAGACCGTGTCGCCATGGACGACCGCATCGCTGAGGCGCGCGCCGACGCCGATCCGCTGAATCTTGCTCATTCTCTGATGTCCCCTCTGGGATGAATTGGGTTGCGAGACAGCGCCCCGCGCGATCCGCGGCGGCGCTCCGCCGGCCGATCCGCCAGGACGAGGGCGGCGCCCGTAACGGTGCCCGACCCCTGCGAAATCCTAAGGATGCCAACCGGCAAGGCGCGGGATTATGCCGAAGGGCGCGCGCGACGGGTAGCGGCAAAAGCGCGGGCCACGGGTTCCGTCGCAAGCAAAGCGTCTCAGCCCTTCAACTCCACCCAGATCGGCTGATGGTCCGACCCGGTCGCTTCGGCATCGATGCGGGCGCCGATCAGGCGGGGCACCCAGGCCAGCGGCAGGAAGCAATAGTCGATGCGCTGGTCCCATTCGGCGAGCTGGGCCGGATTGCGGCGATAGGTGATGCCGCGCCGGGCCTGATGGCCGGCGGCGATCCAGCTGTCGACGAAGGCGTGATGGTCGCCGGCGGTATCGGGAAGGGAACGCGCCGTTCTCGTGCCCCGCGTCACCGCGACATATTCGGCCGAGCCGGGCTCGGCATTGAAATCGCCCAGCAGCATCGCCTCGGCGGGGAGAGGCGGCGGATTCTCGGTCTGCCAGTGAGCCGGATCGGCCTCGCTGCCGTTCCACACGCCGCCCTCTCGGGAGGAGTGGCGCAGCAATCCCATGAGATGCTCGATCTGCAGCAGCCGCTCCTCGACCGAGGCGTCGCTCAGATGGATGTTGAAAAGGCGCAGAGGGCCGCCGGGCGCGGCGATGATGGTCTCGAGCGCGCCGGTCACCATGTTGAAGCGCCGCCCGGTATCGAGCTTCGGCAGGATATGGGCGCGCGCCGCGAGGATGGGCCAGCGGCTCAGCGTCATCTGGCCGAATTGCCGGCGCCGGTTGATCAGCCGGCCGAGTTCGTCGGTGGCGCTGGCATCGACATCGAACGGGCTGCCATAGGCGGCGTAGCGGTCCGGCAGCAGCTCCTGGATCAGGGCCGGCTGGTCGACCATGCCGGACCGATGCCAGTTCCGCTCGACCTCCTGGAGACAGATGACGTCCGCGTCGCGCACGGCGCTCAAGACGCGCGCCATGTCGTATCGGCCATCCTGGCCCAGCGAGTATTGGATGTTGTAGCTGGCGACGCGCATGGGTCAGGGCTTCCGGTGCGAGGCGTTCATCGCGGGCCTTTGGCCGTGAAGTGCTGCGGAAAGACGAGAGCCAGCTGCGCGCGCGCGGCAAGCCGGGCCTGCTCGACCGTCAGCGGTTTCGGCGCGACAGTCATGTCGATCCACAAGCCGCCCAGCAGCGTGTCGATCAGTCGTGCGGCCACGACCGGATCATGGTCCGGATAATGACCCTCCGCGACGATCCGGCGGCAGAGCTCGGTCGTCAGCTCGAGGAAATGAAGGGCCTGCGGCGCGAACAGCGCGACATAGGCGCGGCGGGCCTCGGTTTCCGTCCAGAAGGTCTTCCAGGCCGCGAAATGGCGCGGCGGGAAGCTCTCGTCGGCGAACTCGGCCTCGACCAGGCTCCAGAGCAGGTCCGCAGGGCCGCCGCGGGTGCCGAACTGGCTGGCGTGGAGCGCGCCGTAATAGCTCTGACCGAGCCGCTTCAGCACTTCCGTCAGCAGCCGTTCCTTGCCCTTGAAATGGACGATGATGAGAGCGGTCGAGACCCCGGCCGCCTGCGCCACCCGGGCCAGGGTGAAGGCCGCATAGCCTTGCTCGGCCAGCACGGCGATGCTGGCTTCGACGATCTCCTGTTTCCGGTCGAGCGGGGCTTTGCGCGTGCGGGCCTTGTGCGTCGCCGCCGTCTGCCGGAGCGGGATGCGGGCCCGCGCTTTGCGTCCAGTACTTTGTCGGGGTCGTGGGGGCGCCATCGGCACTCGCTTTTCGTTCGGCCGGACCGTTCCTCGGTCCGGCTCGCCCGATATCATGATCGCTACTAACAGCGCATTTATTAAAGCAACGATCAACGGCTGATGTATCGGATCGTTGATATCGCCATATTGGGGATAAATTGCAGCTATGGGCATCCATTTCATCCCACCGCCCATAAGAATGGCGATATTATTAATCGGTATTTTATTAATGATATTTGCAACGGGGTGCCGTCTCGCTGGGCGGTGCGCTTCGAAAAGGTCGCCTCGAAGCTGTTGAGGGGGCAGTGCCCTCGATGGCATCATCTCGTGGCTGTTCTCCTCGAGATTTTCGCCTCTACCCCGAGGTGGCCCGATGGCTGTCAGCTTTTCGGACGTGCAACTCGCCTTCGATTTCGTCAGCTCCGGTGGCATGGGCGAGAATCAAGCCCTTCTCGACAGGCACTCGGGCAAGATTCATTGGCATCCCGAGGTCTTGGGCGAGGGTGTCCTGGAGGAACTGCCCGACGACATCGACGACGAGAAATATATCGAGATACCCCACAGGAACGAGCTCGATCTCGGCAGACCGCTCGTCATGGGTTTCGTTGGGGAGTTCTTGCCCGAAGACTACGACGACGTCCGCCGATTCTTCGGAAAACGTGGCGCCTACCGCCGCTTCAAGGATCTGGCGGCGCGAAGGGGCGTCATCGATCGTTGGCATGATTTCTCTGCCAAGGCCGAGGAGGTCGCGTTGCGGGCGTGGTGCGAGGAGAATTCGATCGAGCTCGGCGGCTAACACGAGCTCGATCGCTGACCGCCGTGGCGTTCCCATGCCTTTCCCGAGCGGCCTTGCTCACCCTTCCGTTGCCTGTGGCGATCGGGCAAAATCTCGTCGCATTGTGGATGGGGCAAAGGTCTCGCAGCTTCGCCTCGTGCGATGCTAGACAAGGACAGGTTGGCCATCGGAGCCTTGCCCATGACCATCGACGATATCATCCGCGACTTCGCGACGACCGGCAGCACGCTGCCGCGTTCCTCCATGCAGTGGGCGTTGGAGAACTGGGATGACGCCTATCCGCGCTTCGCCGGGTTGCTGGAGGCCTATGTGGGCGGGACTGACCGCTCCGAGGAAGCGGAGCGTGCGCTTCTCTTCGTGATCTATCTCCTGGCCGAGAAAGACGAGAAACGGGCCTTCCGCGCGCTCTGCTCGCTCATCCGCGAGGCCGAGGCCATCGAGACGATACTGGACGACGGGATCACGGAGGATATGGAGGCCATTCTCATCTCTATGTTCGATGGGAGCGAGCAGGTCTTGAACGCGGTGATCGAGGATGTCGATGCCGACGAGTTCGTTCGGGCGGGGGCGCTGCTGGCCAGGGCCTATCTCACCCGAACGGGCCATTTCACCGACGACGAGATGCGCGCCTATCTCCAGCATCTCTTCGACGAGATGGAACCTCGGGGTCCCTGCTATGTCTGGGCCGGCTGGCTCGATGCTGTTTCGCTCCTGGGCTATGGCGACCTCGCGGCGCGAGCCGAGGAGCTTTGCAGGCTCGAATTCGTCGAGCCGGGCATCATGAACGTCAACGATTTCCGCGGGAGTTTGCGCCGCACGCTCGGCGACCCTGAGCGGATGGCGGGCTTCGAACATCGCCGTATCGCGCCATATACCGACGCTATCGGCTCGCTGTCGCGCTGGTACTGTTTCTCCGGCCAGTACAAGGCCGATCAGGCTCGTTATGCACGCGAGGGCGACGACGATGAGGAGTTCGGGGATATCGATCTCGGCGCCGATCTGCCGCAGCTCGATATCCTGGTGCCTCGGATCAACCCGCTGCGGCATGTCGGCCGTAACGACCTTTGCCCTTGCGGCAGTGGCAAGAAATTCAAGAAATGCTGCCTCTCGGGGCCCGGAACGACTCCATGAAGGGGTGCCCGCGCTGGCACGGGCGGGCGCGGAGATGGGGGCCTTACCCGGCGGGAATGGTTGATTTTTGAGCCTCAACCCGCTACAGGATCGCGGCGTTCCGCCAGGACACGCGCCCGGGGTCGCCACGGCCCCCGGCATGGCCGCAAGGTCCCCATCGTCTAGAGGCCTAGGACACCGCCCTTTCACGGCGGTAACAGGGGTTCGAATCCCCTTGGGGACGCCAGCATCTTAGAAAGCTCACTAACACAAGCAATTCAAGGGCTTCCGGGGAGCTGCGTTTGAGCGTACCACACACGCCAGCCACACACGCCTTTAGACCTCCGAGGGACTTCCTGTTGACTTGGTGCCCGCGGGGGGCTGGGAAGGCGCTTGCGGCTGCTGACCTTGCCTAGCCGTCTCCTTCACGGCAGCCGCCTCGGTGATTGCCTTCATACGCTGAGCCCGCTGGTGGCGGCTGACGTACCACTCCGCGAACAGCTGTTCGACTAGCTCGATGAGCAAGTTGGCCTCGTCCTCGTCAACATCAATTACCAAGTTGATGTCGCTCTCCATGTGCGCGCCGATGTTGCCGATCTTTCTGACCGCGTCGATTGCCGCCCAAACCTCCGGCGCGACGACGCCATGCAATGCCTCAATGGCATCGACCAACCTGCGCTTTTCAATTCCGTGGAAGTCCCGGATCATCCCTTGAAGGCA
The nucleotide sequence above comes from Hypericibacter terrae. Encoded proteins:
- the recJ gene encoding single-stranded-DNA-specific exonuclease RecJ, giving the protein MTATAPLSSSVAPSAAFLGVERSFSGKRWRARLGDERQGLMLAQRHSLPEIVGRVLAARGIGPDEVAGFLEPRLRDQLPDPSRLKDMDRAVARLVQALVQGQRIAVFGDYDVDGATSSALLQRFFAAIGHPIDRYIPDRLTEGYGPNLPALLKLKERGIDLVITVDCGVTAYEPLEGAAAAGLETIVIDHHKAEPKLPAVVAVVDPNRLDEPAGLGQLAAVGVAFLLVVALNRALRAASWYGASRPEPDLLQWLDLVALGTVADVVPLIGINRALVTQGIKVLGKRANAGLAALSDVARLDGAPTAYHLGFLLGPRVNAGGRVAKADLGARLLATEDAAEARSLAAELDGFNRERQQIEAIVLEQAIAAVEAGDGRSGDLVFCASAGWHAGVIGIVASRLKDRYNRPTFVISLEGGIGKGSGRSIAGVDLGSAVLAARQAGLLINGGGHAMAAGLTVEESKIGALRDFIAGRVADHVREGGLVPELGLDGALQPGAATVDLMNMLERLAPFGSGNAEPRFALPAVRVVKADPVGENHLRCILAGGGNGRLKGIAFRVRDSELGRALAQTGGPAMHIAGHLRPDRWQGRDDVQFVIEDAAPAQ
- a CDS encoding RidA family protein — its product is MSKIQRIGVGARLSDAVVHGDTVYLAGQVADKPVPSAAKQTQQILKSIDKLLKQAGSDKSKILKCNIWLSDIRYYDEMNKVWDGWVSKGNPPARATVEARLAGPEYLVEIMVVAAK
- a CDS encoding endonuclease/exonuclease/phosphatase family protein, whose product is MRVASYNIQYSLGQDGRYDMARVLSAVRDADVICLQEVERNWHRSGMVDQPALIQELLPDRYAAYGSPFDVDASATDELGRLINRRRQFGQMTLSRWPILAARAHILPKLDTGRRFNMVTGALETIIAAPGGPLRLFNIHLSDASVEERLLQIEHLMGLLRHSSREGGVWNGSEADPAHWQTENPPPLPAEAMLLGDFNAEPGSAEYVAVTRGTRTARSLPDTAGDHHAFVDSWIAAGHQARRGITYRRNPAQLAEWDQRIDYCFLPLAWVPRLIGARIDAEATGSDHQPIWVELKG
- a CDS encoding TetR/AcrR family transcriptional regulator, with product MAPPRPRQSTGRKARARIPLRQTAATHKARTRKAPLDRKQEIVEASIAVLAEQGYAAFTLARVAQAAGVSTALIIVHFKGKERLLTEVLKRLGQSYYGALHASQFGTRGGPADLLWSLVEAEFADESFPPRHFAAWKTFWTETEARRAYVALFAPQALHFLELTTELCRRIVAEGHYPDHDPVVAARLIDTLLGGLWIDMTVAPKPLTVEQARLAARAQLALVFPQHFTAKGPR
- a CDS encoding DUF1186 domain-containing protein, which codes for MTIDDIIRDFATTGSTLPRSSMQWALENWDDAYPRFAGLLEAYVGGTDRSEEAERALLFVIYLLAEKDEKRAFRALCSLIREAEAIETILDDGITEDMEAILISMFDGSEQVLNAVIEDVDADEFVRAGALLARAYLTRTGHFTDDEMRAYLQHLFDEMEPRGPCYVWAGWLDAVSLLGYGDLAARAEELCRLEFVEPGIMNVNDFRGSLRRTLGDPERMAGFEHRRIAPYTDAIGSLSRWYCFSGQYKADQARYAREGDDDEEFGDIDLGADLPQLDILVPRINPLRHVGRNDLCPCGSGKKFKKCCLSGPGTTP